From Brassica oleracea var. oleracea cultivar TO1000 chromosome C3, BOL, whole genome shotgun sequence, a single genomic window includes:
- the LOC106334272 gene encoding uncharacterized protein LOC106334272, producing the protein MSISFHARSNSVPSMQHPQAAHVDEQLTRLRSSEAASSSSSSSIYQRLSNLQDLHDSLDKMLRLSITNKALSQVQVEKLLDGSLRILDLCNVAKDALSQTKEGLKEIQSILRRKRGDLSAEVKKYLATRKFLKKSFQKVVKNLKVSQNKESTDKSLIVFGEAEAVTVGVFERMFCFMSGSKACGKWSLVTKLMSQTKSTCEDEANEFTRLDFVFE; encoded by the coding sequence ATGTCTATTTCTTTCCATGCTCGTTCTAACAGTGTTCCCTCTATGCAACATCCACAAGCTGCTCATGTTGATGAGCAGTTGACCAGGTTGAGATCTTCTGAGGCAGCCTCTTCATCTTCCAGCTCTTCTATTTACCAAAGACTAAGCAACCTTCAAGACTTACATGATTCCCTTGACAAGATGCTTCGCCTATCTATCACCAACAAGGCTTTATCTCAGGTTCAGGTTGAGAAGCTTCTTGATGGATCCCTCCGGATCTTGGATTTGTGCAATGTGGCCAAGGACGCTTTGTCACAGACGAAAGAAGGTCTCAAGGAAATCCAATCTATTCTAAGAAGAAAGCGTGGAGATTTATCAGCAGAGGTCAAGAAATACTTAGCCACAAGAAAGTTCTTGAAGAAATCATTCCAAAAAGTAGTCAAGAATTTGAAAGTGAGCCAAAACAAAGAGAGCACCGATAAATCTTTGATTGTGTTTGGAGAAGCAGAAGCCGTAACAGTTGGTGTCTTTGAACGTATGTTTTGCTTCATGTCCGGATCTAAGGCTTGTGGAAAATGGTCATTGGTCACAAAACTTATGAGCCAGACCAAATCTACATGTGAAGATGAGGCAAATGAATTCACAAGATTGGACTTTGTGTTTGAATAG
- the LOC106333344 gene encoding lysine histidine transporter-like 7, protein MSELTLARLSDLESQEGEGSPSLMSQTLSRDPHATSGGNDDSDGGRIPVEEWLPITESRKGNVYTATFHLLCSGLGFQVLVLPAAFAVLGWLWGMIVLTVGFAWKLYTIWLLVNLHEAVDGIRFSRYLRLAIASFGVKLGKLLGIFPVMYLSGGACAILVITGGKTIKQLLDIMSADVTVPLTTLQCFLIFSILAVFMSQFPNMNSLFGLSLVGSVMAVAYSTAVWTLPLASERNQNNVSYTIKDTSFDNIINAIGFIALAFRGSNLVLEIQGTLPSDSNNPSSKTMWRAVVISHVIIAICMFLVAIVVYWAYGDKIPATGGPIGNYLKLYEQHYSKQAACFIHLTFIFYCLCSYPIYLMPSCDNLEMVYITKTQKPCSFFVRMMLRVLFGSVGFFIAVGFSFLTYLAVLIGAVGLLVTSTYPCFMWVSIKKPQRKSLMWLLNVLVGSLGASLSVLLVVGSALRLADNGLHANFFKP, encoded by the exons ATGTCAGAATTAACATTGGCCAGGTTATCTGATTTAGAATCACAAGAAGGTGAAGGTTCTCCTTCATTAATGTCACAAACCCTCTCCAGGGATCCACATGCAACCTCCGGCGGTAACGATGACAGTGATGGTGGACGGATTCCGGTAGAAGAGTGGCTGCCGATCACGGAATCAAGAAAAGGGAATGTTTACACTGCGACGTTTCATCTTCTCTGTTCGGGACTTGGTTTCCAAGTGCTTGTTCTCCCTGCTGCTTTCGCAGTTCTCGGATG GTTATGGGGAATGATAGTTTTAACGGTGGGATTTGCATGGAAGCTTTACACGATATGGCTTCTTGTTAATCTCCACGAAGCCGTAGACGGAATACGTTTCAGTAGATACTTGAGACTCGCAATTGCTTCATTCG GTGTGAAGCTTGGGAAACTTCTGGGAATATTCCCTGTGATGTATCTTTCAGGAGGAGCTTGTGCAATTCTGGTTATAACCGGAGGGAAAACAATAAAACAACTTCTAGATATTATGTCTGCAGATGTCACAGTGCCACTTACTACCTTGCAATGCTTCTTGATCTTCAGCATCCTGGCGGTGTTCATGTCTCAGTTTCCGAACATGAACTCTCTTTTTGGACTCTCCTTGGTCGGTAGTGTTATGGCCGTAGCATATTCCACCGCAGTATGGACTTTACCTCTAGCTAGTGAAAGGAATCAAAACAATGTCTCTTACACTATAAAGGATACAAGTTTCGATAACATTATCAACGCTATTGGATTTATAGCTCTTGCGTTTCGCGGGAGCAACCTCGTCCTAGAGATACAG GGTACTCTACCTTCCGATTCAAATAATCCTTCGAGTAAGACAATGTGGAGAGCCGTGGTGATCTCTCATGTGATCATCGCGATTTGCATGTTTCTAGTAGCCATTGTTGTATATTGGGCATACGGAGACAAG ATTCCGGCTACGGGAGGTCCAATAGGCAACTACTTGAAACTTTACGAACAACACTACTCAAAGCAAGCCGCTTGTTTCATACACCTAACGTTTATCTTCTACTGCTTATGCTCATATCCGATATACTTGATGCCATCATGTGATAACTTGGAGATGGTGTACATAACCAAGACACAAAAGCCTTGCTCCTTCTTTGTCCGGATGATGTTGCGCGTGTTATTTGGTTCGGTTGGTTTCTTTATAGCCGTTGGATTCTCGTTCTTGACATATCTTGCTGTTCTTATCGGAGCAGTAGGCTTGCTTGTTACGTCTACGTACCCGTGTTTCATGTGGGTATCTATCAAAAAGCCCCAGAGGAAAAGCTTGATGTGGTTGCTTAACGTTTTGGTGGGAAGTTTAGGCGCGTCTCTCAGCGTTTTGCTTGTGGTTGGCTCGGCTTTGAGATTGGCTGATAACGGTTTACATGCAAACTTCTTTAAACCCTAG
- the LOC106331082 gene encoding glycine-rich protein 2-like: protein MSVLSCRVKEKGGWETTGDGGEKLWLNPVEVVEVEMAVKGGGGYGGGMVAKNKAVVATNKAQPRRSDGGGDHGRGVGGYRSRGGGSYGDDGGYRSGD from the exons ATGTCTGTTCTGTCATGTAGAGTGAAGGAAAAGGGAGGGTGGGAGACCACC GGAGATGGAGGAGAGAAACTGTGGCTCAATCCCGTGGAAGTGGTGGAGGTGGAGATGGCGGTGAAAGGCGGTGGTGGTTATGGAGGTGGCATGGTGGCTAAAAACAAGGCTGTGGTGGCTACGAACAAGGCTCAGCCTCGTAGAAGCGATGGAGGTGGAGACCATGGTAGAGGTGTCGGTGGATACCGTAGTCGAGGCGGTGGTAGTTATGGAGATGATGGTGGTTATAGAAGTGGTGATTAA
- the LOC106331083 gene encoding abscisic acid and environmental stress-inducible protein-like, whose translation MATVVEVAVVVMAIAVVDTEVVMEVEDIVKVVINTERRGGDDGYGDGGYGDGGGGYEGGGNSGGGGSNRDGSGYSSGGDGDGDGYGYDGGCGYEGSNGVERNSGGGGYNKSEGDSSPATPSSSVVVRLRLRKAVALLASALPAFVSGRRWLL comes from the exons ATGGCGACCGTGGTAGAGGTGGCGGTGGTGGTTATGGCGATAGCAGTGGTGGATACGGAAGTTGTAATGGAGGTGGAGGATATAGTGAAGGTGGTGATTAATACGGAAAGGCG TGGAGGTGATGATGGTTATGGCGATGGTGGTTACGGAGATGGCGGTGGTGGATACGAAGGTGGAGGAAATAGTGGAGGCGGTGGTAGTAATAGAGATGGCAGTGGATACAGTAGTGGAGGTGATGGTGATGGTGATGGTTATGGATACGATGGTGGTTGTGGTTACGAAGGTAGTAACGGAGTTGAAAGAAATAGTGGAGGCGGTGGTTATAACAAAAGTGAAGGAGATAGT TCTCCGGCGACGCCTTCTTCCTCAGTGGTCGTCCGGCTCCGTCTCCGGAAAGCGGTGGCTCTTTTAGCATCGGCTTTGCCGGCTTTTGTCTCCGGGAGGAGATGGCTTCTCTAG